The sequence TTTTTTAGGAAGTTTTGCACCACCTGTGGCCGTGTTCAACGATCTTTTGTTTTTAGAAAGTTTGGATGACAGAGATTGGCGTTCGGGAATGGCAGAAGCAATTAAGGTAGCTCTCATCAAAGATAAAGATTTTTTTCTTTGGATCGAGTCCAATGCAGAGGCACTCCGAAATCGTGATTTAGAAAAGATGTCTTATTTGGTTCATACATGTGCAAAACTTCATATGGATCATATCGCGAAAGGAGATCCATTTGAGTTTGGATCTTCAAGACCATTGGACTTTGGACATTGGGCGGCTCATAAACTGGAATACCTTACCAATTTTTCTCTGCGACATGGAGAGGCAGTGGCGATAGGAATGGCTTTGGATTCAGAGTATTCCTTTCGAATCCAATTTTTACCGGAAGGCGATCGAAATAGAATCCTTTCGCTTTTAAAAGAAATTGGGTTTAGTCTTTATCATCCAAAATTGTCTGAAGGAGAGAAAAAGAATTTATATTTAGGATTACAGGAGTTCCGAGAACATTTGGGAGGGAAACTCACCATTATGTTGTTACATGGGATTGGAATTGCTAAAGAAGTCCATGAAATTGATTTAAAAACTCTTTCAAGTGCAGTTGATTTTTTAGAAGAGAATTTGTGAAAACAAAATACGGTCACTTAACATATTGTTCCAATATTCATTCTGGTGAAACTTGGTCGGATCATTTTTCTCAACTGAAAGAACATTTACCGAAAATTCGTAAAAACCTATCACCTGATTCTGAGATGGGACTCGGACTTCGTTTGGCGAATGCCGCCTCAATCGAACTTATGGAACCAAAAACAATGGAAGAGTTTCAGAGTTGGTTAAAAGAAGAAGGGTTGTATGTGTTTCTCATTAATGGATTTCCTTATGGAGATTTTCATGAAACAAAAGTGAAAGAAAATGTATACAAACCTGATTGGGCTACTAGAGAAAGAATCGATTATACAATTCGTTTGTTTTTAATTCTTTCAAAATTACTTCCGGTTGGAATGGAAGGTGGGGTATCGACTCCACCTCTATCTTATCAGTATTTTGATTCAAATAAATCTACACGAGAAGATAGGGTGAGATTAGCTACAGAGAATATCTTAGAAGTTTTAATCTGGCTCATCCAAATAGAAAAAGAAACGGGGAAAACTTTACATTTAGATATAGAACCAGAGCCTGACGGGATTTTAGGAAATCTTGGACTTTGGGTTCACTGGTTTATAGATTTATTTTTGCCGCTGGCAATTCCTAAAATTCAAAATGAGTGTGGACTTTCTAAGGAAATAGCAGAACTAACAATTCGGAAACATATCAGGGTCTGCTTAGATGTTTGTCATTCTGCCGTAAGTTTTGAAGAAAACAAAACAGTTCTTAATCTTTTACAAAAAAATTCCATTCAAGTTGGTAGAATTCAAATTAGTTCCGCGCTCAAAGCAAACTTTGGAGAACACCCAGAAAAGATTTTAGATCTGTTAGCTGGTTTTGATGAACCAATTTATCTCCATCAAGTAATCGCAAAAAAAAATGAATCTATGATGCATTCATTTCCTGATTTACCAGAAGCCTTAGCAAGTGAAGTTGAATTCGGGGAAGAATGGCGAATCCATTTCCATGTTCCCGTATTTTTAGAATCTTATGGACTTCTTTCTTCCACAAGAAAAGAGTTAATTGAACTTTTAAATTTGCAAAAAGAATTCCTGATTACAAATGCTTTGGAAGTGGAAACTTATACTTGGGGAGTATTGCCAAAGGAACTACAAATGCCAGTGGCAGATTCCATCGTTCGTGAATTAAAATGGGTTTTATCAATCTTAGAACCAGATCATAATACAATAGGATAAAATATGAAAAAGGTAAAAACAATATCCTTCCAGAAAACAGTTGTCATTGATGTTGTGGGACTGAGTAACAATTTGATTGGAGAGTTCACTCCTTTTCTGAAAGACTATCTGAAAAAAAAACATACTTTATTCGTGAAACCTATGTTACCCGCTCTTACGACCAGTTCTCAATCTACTTACCTTACGGGGAAGTGGCCGAAAGAACATGGAATTGTGGGAAACGGTTGGTATGATAGAGATGATGCTGAAGTTAAATTTTGGAAACAATCCAACCATCTGGTCAAAGCAGAAAAAATATGGGAACGAGCTAAAAAAATAGATCCTAACTTTACTTGTTCTAAGATGTTCTGGTGGTACAATATGTACTCTAGTGCCGACTATTCGGTCACACCAAGACCGCAATACCATGCAGATGGTGTCAAAGCCCCCGATTGTTATTCGCACCCACCTGAATTAAGAGAAGAATTACAATCAGAGCTAGGTCAGTTCCCATTATTCAATTTTTGGGGACCAAATGCCAATATTAAATCGACGCAGTGGATTGCCGATGCAACGATTTCTGTAGATAAAAAATACAATCCAACACTTACTTTAGTGTATCTTCCTCATTTGGATTATTGCCTTCAAAAGTATGGACCTGATTTTTCCCATATCCAAAAAGACCTTTTGGAAATCGATTCTGTTCTCAAACAATTAATCTCTTATTATGAGAAAAAAGATACAAAGATCATTTTATTGTCAGAGTATGGAATCACTCCAGTGTCTCGCCCCATCCATATCAATCGGATTCTAAGGGAAGAAGGGCTTCTTGCGGTTCGGAGTGAAAGATGGTATGAACTTTTGGATCCTGGTGCATCTCTTGCCTTTGCGGTTTCAGACCATCAGTTGGCACATATTTATTGTAAAGATTCTAAGATTATAAACCAGGTGACGAATTTGTTACAGAACGTTGACGGAATTTCACTGATTTTAGATAAAAAAGCACAACAAAAATACAATATCGATCATGAACGTTCTGGTGACTTAGTTTTAGTTGCCGATCCAGACTCTTGGTTTACTTACTATCATTGGTTTAACGATCAAAAAGCACCAGATTATGCACGTTTGGTGGACATACACAGAAAACCAGGTTACGATCCATGTGAAATGTTTATGGATCCTAAAAAACCAGGAATTAAGGTTCGGGCGGGTCTTAAATTACTCCGGAAAAAACTTGGATTTCGTTACCTTATGGATGTCATCCCTTTGGATGCCCGTTTGGTGAAGGGTTCTCACGGTGCCATTCACGGACAAAAGGATTTTTATCCTATTTTTGTTTCTGAATTACCTTCCCCCAAGAAAGAAATTTCTGCTGATAAAGTGTACGATTTGATTTGGGAGCAAATGAGTTCTGGGATTTAATAATTGTTTGACTCTTTAGCTTCAAAACCAATATTTCTAATTCAGTGTCTGCAGAAGAAATCAAAGTTGTTAATTATTCCAAGGGTGCTGCCATTGTTGTGCAGAATTCCATCAATACGGGAAATTTTTTTATTGTTCGGTCGGGTCGGGTTTCCGTAGATTCCGAACATATTGTTGTCGATCACGAACTTTCGTTTTATGAAGCGGGGGATAGTTTTGGGCTAGTTTCGGCTCTCACCGAACATCGATTTTTAGTAACATTATTTGCAGACACAGATGTAGAACTTGTTCAAATTCCCATTCGACTTTTAGGATCATACCTCAAAGAAAGAAAAGAACTGGCGATGAAGATCTTAGGTCTTTATTCCAGGGAACTTCGAACCTTACAAAAACATCTTTCCAAGGCGAACAAACCAGCGGACCGAGAATACCATCCAGAAAAGTTGGTTCAGAATGCTCGAACTTATTTATCTTGGCAGAAGCCAAATTTAGCTGCTTATTCTTTGAACAGTTTCCTTAACTGGTCAAAAGAAAATCATTCCACCGACAACGTAACAGAAGCGAATGATTTACTTCGATCATTTGGTTCGAATTACAAACCTTTTGTTTGGGATAGTATGCAGGCGAGTTTAGATGCAGGCGAAATCCTTTTTGTAGAAAGTGAAAAGAATAACGAAATCTACGTAGTGTTAGAGGGAAATGTCAAACTATTTGGAATTGTGCGCGGTTATGAATACGTCATCGATGTGCTTGGGCCCGGTGAAATATTTGGAGAGATGTCTCTGATTGATAATGCACCGCGAATGGCCTCAGCCATCACTGAAACTAAAAGTAAAATCCTTCGTGTAACAGCAGAAAATTTATTTGAATCAGTTGGTCCTTCCTTATTACAAAAGATTTTCGAAAGTATCGCCAGACGAATTTGGTTTTCTCACCAACGTCTCGTAATCCTTCGGCTGAAAACTCCTGTGATTCGACTTTATGCCTATTTATATAATTCTATTCGTGACCAGGACATCCGACTGGGTCGAAATTTGGATGAAAGCCTCGCCAATGCCCATACCATCTATATCCAGATGGAGGAACTTTGTAATATGTGCGGAATCATTAAGGTAAAGTCTGAAAGTATCCACGAATTCTTAAGCGATACCAATTTGGTCATTGAACCAAACCGCATTACTATCAAAAGTCGAAAGCGCCTAGAAGAAAAATTAGGGCAATATAAATCCAAAGAAGGGCAAATTGTCGCTTAAAAAAACATCGGGGAAATGTTAGAAATTTTCCTTATCTGAAAAATTGTAATGATTTTTTTTCCTCGATGTGTTCTAGTTCTCTGATGAAAAAATTTCTCGTGTATTCTCTTAGTGCATTCTATATTACAGCGGGAATCAATCACTTCTTTTCCCCTGAGTTTTATTTGGAAATGATGCCAGATTATCTGCCTTTCCATGAACTTTTGAATGTGACCAGTGGCCTTGCCGAA is a genomic window of Leptospira brenneri containing:
- the eboE gene encoding metabolite traffic protein EboE; this translates as MKTKYGHLTYCSNIHSGETWSDHFSQLKEHLPKIRKNLSPDSEMGLGLRLANAASIELMEPKTMEEFQSWLKEEGLYVFLINGFPYGDFHETKVKENVYKPDWATRERIDYTIRLFLILSKLLPVGMEGGVSTPPLSYQYFDSNKSTREDRVRLATENILEVLIWLIQIEKETGKTLHLDIEPEPDGILGNLGLWVHWFIDLFLPLAIPKIQNECGLSKEIAELTIRKHIRVCLDVCHSAVSFEENKTVLNLLQKNSIQVGRIQISSALKANFGEHPEKILDLLAGFDEPIYLHQVIAKKNESMMHSFPDLPEALASEVEFGEEWRIHFHVPVFLESYGLLSSTRKELIELLNLQKEFLITNALEVETYTWGVLPKELQMPVADSIVRELKWVLSILEPDHNTIG
- a CDS encoding 3-dehydroquinate synthase gives rise to the protein MIEDSFPPLNSTFLVPFRYTVHFTKDIFSPTNHCLSEFFVSEKKEGSTKKALVVIDQGLLIHNPDLVSKVRSYFKGLDSFVQLTEDIMVIPGGEDCKNDPKVWESLVDAVDRYGIDRHSYIIAVGGGAILDLVGYVAAISHRGIRLVRIPTTVLSQNDSGVGVKNGINYQGKKNFLGSFAPPVAVFNDLLFLESLDDRDWRSGMAEAIKVALIKDKDFFLWIESNAEALRNRDLEKMSYLVHTCAKLHMDHIAKGDPFEFGSSRPLDFGHWAAHKLEYLTNFSLRHGEAVAIGMALDSEYSFRIQFLPEGDRNRILSLLKEIGFSLYHPKLSEGEKKNLYLGLQEFREHLGGKLTIMLLHGIGIAKEVHEIDLKTLSSAVDFLEENL
- a CDS encoding Crp/Fnr family transcriptional regulator, with amino-acid sequence MSAEEIKVVNYSKGAAIVVQNSINTGNFFIVRSGRVSVDSEHIVVDHELSFYEAGDSFGLVSALTEHRFLVTLFADTDVELVQIPIRLLGSYLKERKELAMKILGLYSRELRTLQKHLSKANKPADREYHPEKLVQNARTYLSWQKPNLAAYSLNSFLNWSKENHSTDNVTEANDLLRSFGSNYKPFVWDSMQASLDAGEILFVESEKNNEIYVVLEGNVKLFGIVRGYEYVIDVLGPGEIFGEMSLIDNAPRMASAITETKSKILRVTAENLFESVGPSLLQKIFESIARRIWFSHQRLVILRLKTPVIRLYAYLYNSIRDQDIRLGRNLDESLANAHTIYIQMEELCNMCGIIKVKSESIHEFLSDTNLVIEPNRITIKSRKRLEEKLGQYKSKEGQIVA
- a CDS encoding alkaline phosphatase family protein; this translates as MKKVKTISFQKTVVIDVVGLSNNLIGEFTPFLKDYLKKKHTLFVKPMLPALTTSSQSTYLTGKWPKEHGIVGNGWYDRDDAEVKFWKQSNHLVKAEKIWERAKKIDPNFTCSKMFWWYNMYSSADYSVTPRPQYHADGVKAPDCYSHPPELREELQSELGQFPLFNFWGPNANIKSTQWIADATISVDKKYNPTLTLVYLPHLDYCLQKYGPDFSHIQKDLLEIDSVLKQLISYYEKKDTKIILLSEYGITPVSRPIHINRILREEGLLAVRSERWYELLDPGASLAFAVSDHQLAHIYCKDSKIINQVTNLLQNVDGISLILDKKAQQKYNIDHERSGDLVLVADPDSWFTYYHWFNDQKAPDYARLVDIHRKPGYDPCEMFMDPKKPGIKVRAGLKLLRKKLGFRYLMDVIPLDARLVKGSHGAIHGQKDFYPIFVSELPSPKKEISADKVYDLIWEQMSSGI